Proteins from a genomic interval of Acetobacterium woodii DSM 1030:
- a CDS encoding methyl-accepting chemotaxis protein produces the protein MNKTQEPTSVLFEKTCETPIPETDVKREGIPPRRSFRRNGIATKLLVFTVILIALAVLALAIIAINLGATALTNQANAVAMAATTAHAAITPDDVLIQITNLRNQILLSSIFIVLIGIGLAYVMAQKFSKPIIRLKDVADQVAAGKVDVNVEMTSDDEIGDLMGSFETMIQNNKAMAEAAQQMAQGDFKVAIVLRGEDDLLAASMTSVLKEMNRIHDAIVKFGNAALEGQLNYRVNTNEYTGSYKDMVISLNNVINTFVKPLKVANKAIERIGNGVIPPKITTEYKGDFNNLKSNLNACIDGLGALTETGEVLHRLFINDFSTKVEGSYLGIYGDLAKSVNEIQKKLNYIHAIVNNVSNGVMSDYDELITSGKRSETDEFVPSLIQMIENIHALVREADEMTQLAVEGDLDHRGDPTKFQGEYAKVISGFNQTLNAVIEPILATSAALDELSKGNLSFIMEGDFKGQHGKIKETMNRTINFLKNYVTDITSLLKLIGEGDLTQEIKAYYHGDFNAAKLVINNITANLSGVMKEIGDAAEQVNAGAVQISDGGQALAQGTTEQASSIQELTASIEEVAAETKRNAKNANEANQRALEVRSNAEVGNSQMLKMVSAMVEIDESSQNISKIIKVIDDIAFQTNILALNAAVEAARAGQHGKGFAVVAEEVRTLAARSAEAAKQTTSLIEGSISKVAVGTKIADETAESLSEILNQIEKVSGLVGNIARASNDQATEIAQITKGIEQVSIVVQTNSATAEESAASAEELSVQAEMLKQMISAFKQKKQQQIHQEDTNEAAILLREMAQRSPVVTMDWQTQVNTIAGEVSQMGYQDIAVMSLAGHAKYVKDNGEFDAWGEYWYEAGFKGESAISEETISKVTNEAVIFDVAPIKNNGQVVGLLVGRRAPLYS, from the coding sequence ATGAACAAAACTCAAGAACCAACATCGGTGCTGTTTGAAAAAACGTGTGAAACACCGATACCTGAAACTGATGTGAAACGTGAAGGTATTCCACCGCGCCGATCATTTCGAAGAAACGGTATAGCTACCAAACTACTGGTGTTTACTGTGATTTTGATTGCCCTGGCAGTGTTGGCATTAGCAATTATTGCCATCAATTTGGGTGCGACAGCGTTAACAAACCAAGCCAATGCTGTTGCAATGGCAGCCACTACGGCTCATGCCGCCATTACGCCGGATGACGTGCTGATTCAGATTACCAATCTGCGTAATCAGATCCTGTTAAGCTCAATTTTTATTGTCTTGATTGGTATTGGTTTAGCTTATGTGATGGCACAAAAGTTTTCCAAGCCAATTATCAGATTAAAAGACGTGGCTGATCAAGTAGCGGCAGGAAAAGTAGATGTTAACGTTGAAATGACCAGCGATGACGAAATTGGTGACTTAATGGGGTCTTTTGAAACCATGATACAAAACAACAAAGCTATGGCGGAGGCCGCTCAGCAGATGGCACAGGGTGATTTTAAAGTAGCTATTGTTCTTCGTGGCGAAGATGATCTGCTGGCCGCTTCAATGACTTCCGTTTTGAAAGAAATGAATCGAATTCACGATGCCATCGTAAAATTTGGTAATGCCGCACTAGAAGGTCAGCTTAACTATCGTGTCAATACCAACGAATACACCGGTTCTTACAAAGATATGGTCATTTCTTTAAATAATGTTATCAATACCTTTGTTAAACCCCTGAAAGTTGCCAACAAAGCCATTGAACGTATTGGCAACGGGGTAATCCCACCTAAAATTACAACTGAATATAAAGGTGATTTCAATAATCTTAAAAGTAATCTCAATGCCTGCATAGACGGTCTGGGTGCTTTAACCGAAACTGGAGAAGTCCTCCATCGACTTTTCATCAACGATTTTTCAACCAAGGTCGAAGGCAGTTATTTAGGCATCTACGGTGATCTGGCAAAATCAGTTAATGAAATTCAAAAGAAACTCAATTATATTCATGCCATTGTTAATAATGTTTCAAATGGTGTGATGAGTGACTACGATGAACTGATAACAAGTGGAAAACGGAGTGAAACCGATGAGTTTGTTCCAAGTTTGATTCAAATGATTGAAAATATCCATGCGCTGGTTCGAGAAGCTGATGAAATGACACAACTGGCTGTTGAAGGTGATCTCGATCACCGCGGCGACCCGACTAAGTTCCAGGGTGAATATGCCAAAGTTATTTCTGGTTTTAACCAGACCCTGAATGCGGTTATCGAGCCAATTCTAGCTACTTCCGCAGCCCTGGATGAACTGTCAAAAGGAAATTTGTCCTTTATCATGGAAGGTGATTTTAAAGGACAACATGGCAAAATTAAAGAAACTATGAACCGGACAATCAACTTTCTGAAAAATTATGTCACTGATATTACCTCTTTGCTCAAACTCATTGGCGAGGGTGATCTCACTCAGGAAATCAAGGCTTATTATCATGGCGATTTTAACGCGGCCAAGTTGGTTATTAATAATATAACCGCCAATTTGAGCGGAGTAATGAAAGAAATTGGCGACGCCGCTGAACAAGTTAATGCTGGTGCTGTTCAAATCTCTGATGGCGGACAGGCATTAGCTCAGGGAACCACAGAACAGGCCAGTTCGATCCAGGAACTGACCGCTTCGATTGAAGAGGTGGCTGCCGAAACTAAACGCAACGCTAAAAATGCCAATGAAGCTAACCAGCGCGCCTTGGAGGTGCGGAGCAATGCCGAAGTGGGTAATTCACAAATGTTAAAAATGGTTTCGGCCATGGTTGAAATCGACGAATCTTCGCAAAATATTTCTAAGATTATTAAGGTGATTGATGACATTGCTTTCCAGACCAACATTCTAGCTTTAAATGCCGCCGTCGAAGCAGCCCGGGCCGGCCAACATGGCAAAGGTTTTGCTGTTGTCGCTGAAGAAGTAAGAACCCTGGCCGCTCGCAGTGCCGAAGCAGCTAAACAAACCACAAGCCTCATTGAAGGATCAATTAGTAAGGTTGCGGTAGGCACTAAGATTGCCGATGAAACGGCTGAAAGCTTGTCTGAAATTCTGAATCAGATTGAAAAAGTCTCCGGGTTAGTTGGTAACATTGCCCGAGCTTCTAATGATCAGGCCACTGAGATTGCTCAAATAACGAAAGGCATCGAGCAGGTCTCCATTGTTGTTCAAACCAACTCAGCCACTGCCGAAGAAAGTGCGGCATCCGCAGAGGAGCTTTCCGTCCAGGCGGAAATGCTTAAACAAATGATCAGTGCCTTCAAACAAAAAAAGCAACAACAAATCCATCAAGAAGATACCAATGAAGCGGCTATTTTACTTCGTGAAATGGCCCAACGATCTCCCGTTGTTACGATGGACTGGCAAACCCAGGTGAACACGATTGCCGGTGAAGTATCCCAGATGGGATATCAGGATATTGCCGTTATGAGTCTGGCCGGACACGCCAAGTATGTCAAAGATAATGGCGAATTTGATGCTTGGGGCGAATACTGGTATGAAGCTGGCTTTAAAGGTGAATCAGCCATTTCTGAAGAAACCATTAGTAAAGTTACCAATGAAGCGGTTATATTTGACGTGGCTCCCATTAAAAACAATGGCCAAGTGGTCGGTCTGCTAGTTGGTCGCCGGGCCCCGCTTTACTCCTAA
- a CDS encoding EAL domain-containing protein, with protein sequence MENISFLFSMLFFVFFIIYLFAGLYVFFNAPKEPINQISFALLIALSLWTFGFMIAISAPNYQICLFWRRFSALGWGTFFAILLHFSLLFTENKKFAKHKWLHLLIYLPAIVVVFAFAISHDLTQTLYVLLNTEWGWTNVAKNSGWDIFHMIYYVSYSLISIILIFRWALNKNDALTKKRTNVLIGSYLLVFILATITDSLSNAYLGMKIPQMAPIFMILPILIMFYNKTYFNLILSKSVEQENGIINVISIKKVYFYLSIAMVFGGILNFFTQFILSNETKLTEVLFLTGLLIVVGIAIQILQRINLPEKYRDYIIVCLLALLIPIVTLQFTKYGGVTVWAFPFVIIIAFLVFRERILLGIISISIISTQIVVWIVTPETYASVDGSDYILRISFFCIAICLCYYINNLFLIRMNETNKKMKLQTLVTQISSVCVGINQQNFQENIDYLLNASGEFFRVDRAYICLFDLENQTNSCIQEYCRPGCLAIQDFIQNIPINPHSWRMEKVLANEPFVVSDITILPEFINGELLLVENCVLKSQIIAPITSKERVIGFWGLETEVNIIDWQDDHLNFMKLIANILGDTLTRIDAEKELNFMAHYDDVTKLPNRNLFTNYVYFNIVKQEFSDKLLGVVFLDLDSFKTVNDTVGHGMGDELLYLVGEKLKKMLKKNDLVSRFSGDEFLIMITGLTSEEDVIQVAERLMHLFYEPFILKGQEFFMTASAGIALYPMDGKDPETLIMNADIAKFKAKENGRNQYLLCSSDLKGEVNRQNQLTNFLYRALEKGELFIEYQPQVHLVSGKITGVESLLRWRHPELGLISPGIIIPLAEQTSLINPIGEWVLETACQQNKKWQDMGLKPILMAVNISASQFKNPHFISQVEGVLQKTGLKPEYLEVEITESMAILEFSEIIRKLNGLKSIGVSIAIDDFGTEYSSLGRLKMLPLDRLKMDKQFIDGIGCNHKDQAIANAIIQLGKSLGLSVVAEGVEDEDQIAFLKTSQCDLIQGYYYYKPLSALAIEEILKKETK encoded by the coding sequence ATGGAAAACATATCCTTCCTATTTTCAATGTTATTTTTCGTTTTTTTCATCATTTATTTATTTGCTGGATTGTATGTTTTTTTTAATGCCCCGAAAGAACCAATTAACCAAATCTCATTTGCCCTGCTGATTGCCCTTAGCCTTTGGACATTTGGTTTTATGATCGCAATTTCTGCACCTAATTATCAAATATGTTTATTTTGGCGGCGTTTTTCAGCGCTCGGGTGGGGAACTTTTTTTGCGATTTTATTGCATTTTTCTTTACTGTTTACCGAAAATAAAAAATTTGCTAAACACAAATGGCTTCATCTGCTAATCTATTTACCGGCAATCGTTGTTGTTTTTGCTTTTGCAATTTCACATGATCTGACTCAGACACTTTATGTTTTGCTTAATACTGAATGGGGTTGGACAAATGTTGCTAAAAATTCAGGATGGGATATTTTTCATATGATTTATTATGTTTCATATTCCTTAATCAGTATAATTTTAATTTTTCGATGGGCTCTTAATAAAAATGATGCACTAACAAAAAAAAGGACAAATGTGCTTATCGGTTCGTATTTATTAGTCTTTATCTTGGCAACCATAACTGATAGCCTGAGTAATGCATATCTAGGAATGAAAATTCCTCAAATGGCCCCAATATTTATGATTCTGCCAATTCTTATCATGTTTTATAACAAAACATATTTTAACCTGATCCTTTCAAAATCAGTTGAGCAAGAAAATGGAATAATTAATGTTATTTCCATTAAAAAGGTTTATTTTTATTTATCAATCGCGATGGTTTTTGGAGGAATACTTAATTTTTTTACGCAATTTATATTAAGTAACGAGACTAAATTAACAGAAGTTTTATTTTTGACGGGATTATTAATTGTCGTTGGAATCGCAATTCAGATATTACAACGCATAAATTTACCAGAAAAATACCGGGACTATATCATTGTTTGTTTACTTGCTCTTTTGATCCCCATCGTAACGCTCCAATTCACAAAATACGGCGGAGTCACGGTTTGGGCATTTCCTTTTGTCATTATTATTGCCTTTTTAGTTTTTAGAGAAAGAATTTTATTGGGTATCATCTCAATATCAATTATATCAACACAGATTGTCGTTTGGATTGTGACACCCGAAACCTATGCAAGTGTAGATGGATCGGATTATATTTTGCGGATTAGTTTTTTCTGTATTGCGATCTGTCTATGCTATTATATTAATAATTTATTTTTAATCCGCATGAATGAAACCAATAAAAAAATGAAACTTCAAACCCTTGTTACTCAAATTTCATCAGTTTGCGTGGGCATAAATCAACAGAATTTCCAGGAAAATATTGACTATCTCCTAAACGCAAGTGGCGAATTTTTTAGGGTAGACCGTGCTTATATTTGCCTCTTTGACCTTGAAAATCAAACCAACTCATGTATTCAGGAGTATTGTCGTCCCGGGTGTTTGGCAATACAGGATTTCATTCAAAATATTCCCATCAATCCTCATAGCTGGAGAATGGAAAAAGTCCTGGCGAATGAACCATTTGTCGTTTCAGATATCACTATTCTACCCGAATTTATCAACGGCGAATTGCTTTTGGTAGAGAATTGTGTATTGAAATCTCAAATTATTGCCCCAATTACCAGTAAAGAAAGAGTGATTGGATTTTGGGGCCTGGAAACTGAAGTAAATATCATCGACTGGCAAGATGATCATTTAAATTTCATGAAACTGATCGCGAACATTTTAGGGGATACACTGACTCGCATTGACGCTGAAAAAGAGTTAAATTTTATGGCTCATTATGATGATGTTACCAAACTTCCCAATCGCAACCTCTTTACAAATTATGTATATTTCAATATTGTCAAGCAGGAGTTTTCCGATAAGCTTTTAGGAGTTGTTTTTCTGGATTTGGATTCTTTTAAAACAGTTAATGATACCGTTGGTCACGGGATGGGGGACGAACTACTCTATCTGGTTGGTGAAAAACTAAAAAAAATGCTCAAAAAAAATGATCTGGTTTCTCGTTTTAGTGGTGATGAGTTTTTAATTATGATTACTGGTCTCACAAGCGAAGAAGACGTGATCCAGGTAGCCGAAAGACTGATGCATCTATTTTACGAACCTTTTATCCTCAAAGGACAGGAGTTTTTTATGACCGCAAGCGCCGGAATTGCCCTTTATCCAATGGATGGTAAGGATCCGGAAACGTTAATCATGAATGCCGATATAGCAAAATTCAAAGCCAAAGAAAATGGCCGAAATCAGTATCTTTTATGCTCATCTGATTTAAAAGGTGAGGTTAATCGACAAAACCAATTAACAAATTTTCTCTATCGGGCGCTAGAAAAAGGCGAACTGTTTATTGAATATCAACCACAGGTTCATTTAGTTTCCGGGAAAATTACTGGGGTCGAGTCACTTTTACGATGGAGACATCCCGAGTTAGGTCTTATCTCTCCGGGTATTATTATTCCACTAGCCGAACAAACCAGCTTAATTAACCCGATTGGTGAATGGGTTCTGGAAACGGCTTGCCAACAAAATAAAAAATGGCAGGACATGGGTTTAAAACCCATTTTGATGGCCGTTAATATTTCAGCCAGCCAATTTAAAAATCCTCATTTCATTAGTCAGGTCGAAGGTGTTTTGCAGAAAACCGGTCTCAAACCAGAATATCTAGAAGTAGAAATCACCGAAAGTATGGCCATATTAGAATTTTCAGAAATTATCCGAAAGCTAAATGGTCTCAAATCAATTGGCGTTTCAATTGCCATTGATGACTTCGGAACTGAATACTCCTCATTGGGACGCCTAAAAATGTTACCGTTAGATCGCCTGAAAATGGACAAACAATTTATTGATGGAATTGGATGCAACCATAAAGACCAGGCGATTGCCAATGCGATCATTCAGCTGGGAAAAAGTCTGGGGCTTTCAGTTGTTGCTGAAGGCGTGGAAGATGAAGATCAAATTGCCTTTTTAAAAACTTCACAATGCGATTTGATCCAGGGTTATTATTATTATAAACCGCTGAGCGCATTGGCAATTGAAGAAATATTAAAAAAAGAAACCAAGTAA